The Lycium barbarum isolate Lr01 chromosome 10, ASM1917538v2, whole genome shotgun sequence genome includes a region encoding these proteins:
- the LOC132614421 gene encoding kirola-like has protein sequence MGVKGKLIASIEVKCGGHLIHDIFHTNTHHLPNVTPRKIQRFEIHEGETIKNGSVVSWNYNDDGKDKFSKQVIEGVDPQKKSVTWKVIGGDLLELYNSFSITTACDHQWVTWTLVYEKKTEDVPEPLAFLDFGIHVTKDTEGHLLK, from the exons ATGGGTGTGAAAGGCAAGTTAATTGCTTCAATAGAGGTGAAGTGTGGTGGGCATTTAATTCATGATATTTTTCACACCAATACTCATCATTTGCCCAACGTAACCCCTCGTAAGATCCAGCGTTTTGAGATTCATGAAGGTGAAACCATAAAGAATGGTTCGGTCGTTAGCTGGAATTATAACGACG ATGGGAAAGATAAATTTTCAAAGCAAGTGATTGAAGGCGTTGATCCCCAGAAGAAATCAGTCACTTGGAAAGTGATTGGTGGAGATCTGTTAGAGCTGTACAATTCCTTCTCCATTACAACAGCATGTGACCATCAATGGGTTACATGGACACTTGTGTACGAAAAAAAAACTGAAGACGTACCAGAGCCTCTTGCCTTCTTGGATTTTGGCATTCATGTGACCAAAGATACAGAGGGTCACCTCCTCAAGTAA